Proteins from one Lachnospiraceae bacterium KGMB03038 genomic window:
- a CDS encoding glycine dehydrogenase subunit 2: MLIFEKSRPGRHCDLLPPCDVPVVSLKTQDERKQPLHLPELSEGELSRHYTELAKKSHGVNDGFYPLGSCTMKYNPRINEEMANLPGFAKIHPLQPLSAVQGCLEVLKKAETYLCEITGMDAMSFQPAAGAHGEFAGLLLIKAYHKSRKDEKRTKILIPDSAHGTNPASAVMAGFTVVSIPSGADGCVDLEKLREAATPEVAGLMLTNPNTLGLFDKNILEITDIIHACGGLCYYDGANLNAVMGMARPGDMGFDVVHLNLHKTFSTPHGGGGPGNGPVGCKKILEDFLPSIRVTGETEYGVEKAPRSIGEMKSFYGNFLVVVRALTYILTLGREGIPQASQNAVLNANYLMNGLKDLYPMAYDTLCMHEFVMSLKELKKKDGISAMDIAKGLLDRGIHPPTMYFPLIVEEALMAEPTETESKDTLDEAIQVFRELYQAAETDPERLHQAPVTTPVTRLDEVNAARHPVLRYIFKETDPLEEEA; the protein is encoded by the coding sequence ATGTTGATATTTGAAAAGAGCAGACCAGGAAGACACTGCGACCTTCTGCCTCCCTGTGATGTGCCGGTCGTAAGTCTTAAGACCCAGGATGAGAGAAAACAGCCCTTACACCTGCCGGAGCTTTCCGAGGGAGAACTTAGCAGACATTACACAGAACTGGCGAAAAAAAGCCATGGCGTGAACGATGGTTTTTATCCTCTGGGCTCCTGCACAATGAAATATAATCCAAGGATCAATGAGGAAATGGCCAATCTTCCGGGCTTTGCAAAGATCCATCCGCTGCAGCCCCTCTCTGCGGTGCAGGGCTGTCTGGAAGTTTTGAAAAAGGCGGAAACATATCTTTGCGAGATCACAGGAATGGATGCTATGAGTTTTCAGCCGGCGGCAGGAGCTCACGGAGAGTTTGCGGGACTGCTGCTGATCAAGGCCTATCATAAGAGCAGGAAGGACGAGAAGCGTACCAAGATCCTGATTCCGGATTCCGCCCACGGCACCAACCCTGCCAGCGCGGTGATGGCAGGATTTACCGTAGTCAGTATCCCCTCAGGGGCCGACGGCTGTGTGGATCTGGAGAAACTAAGAGAGGCGGCCACGCCGGAGGTGGCCGGGCTTATGCTGACCAATCCGAATACGCTGGGGCTGTTTGATAAAAATATTCTTGAGATCACAGATATCATCCATGCCTGCGGGGGACTATGCTACTACGACGGCGCTAATCTGAACGCGGTCATGGGAATGGCCCGCCCCGGCGATATGGGATTTGACGTGGTCCATTTAAACCTTCACAAGACCTTTTCTACTCCTCATGGAGGCGGAGGACCGGGAAACGGTCCGGTAGGCTGCAAGAAGATCCTGGAAGATTTCCTGCCCTCCATACGCGTGACTGGGGAGACGGAATACGGAGTGGAAAAAGCGCCCCGAAGCATTGGAGAGATGAAAAGCTTCTATGGGAATTTCCTGGTGGTAGTGCGGGCGCTGACTTATATCCTGACCCTTGGAAGAGAAGGAATCCCCCAGGCAAGCCAGAACGCGGTGCTCAATGCAAATTATCTGATGAACGGTCTGAAAGACTTGTATCCCATGGCTTATGACACTCTCTGCATGCATGAATTTGTCATGAGTTTGAAAGAGCTGAAGAAAAAGGATGGAATTTCTGCCATGGATATTGCGAAAGGCCTTTTGGACCGGGGAATCCATCCTCCGACCATGTACTTCCCGCTGATCGTGGAGGAAGCGCTGATGGCGGAACCTACAGAAACGGAATCCAAAGACACTCTGGATGAGGCCATCCAAGTATTCCGGGAGCTGTACCAGGCAGCAGAGACAGATCCGGAGAGGCTCCATCAGGCGCCGGTCACAACGCCGGTAACCAGGCTGGATGAGGTAAATGCGGCAAGGCATCCGGTGCTTCGGTATATATTTAAAGAGACAGATCCTTTGGAGGAAGAAGCATGA
- a CDS encoding aminomethyl-transferring glycine dehydrogenase subunit GcvPA produces the protein MGSYVPGTKEEQQAMLETIGLASIEELFRDIPEEVRFQRTLDLPKGKSELEVRRIIGEMAAKNHIFPTIFRGAGAYRHYIPAMVKNVISKEDLQTAYTPYQAEISQGILQSIFEYQTMICELTGMDASNASVYDGASAAAEGIAMCRERKRKKAWISAAVHPGVLETVKTYCFGNEMEVEVIPEKEGVTDLAFLETHLDEETACVYIQHPNYYGNLEPAGEIGEIVHKAGAKYIMGVNPISLGILKTPREYGADVAVGEGQPMGLPLAFGGPYLGFMACVAAMTRKLPGRIVGQTADANGKIGYVLTLQAREQHIRREKASSNICSNQALCALAVGTYLASMGSGGLKEAARQCMSKAHYLAEELDKAGFHAVNQGEFFHEFVTVSEVPSEKALSALEAQNILGGFPLDEHKILWCCTEMNTKQEMDRAVQILKEV, from the coding sequence ATGGGCAGTTATGTACCAGGAACTAAAGAAGAACAGCAGGCAATGCTGGAAACCATCGGCCTTGCTTCAATAGAGGAACTTTTCCGCGATATTCCAGAGGAAGTCCGGTTTCAAAGGACATTGGATCTTCCGAAAGGAAAGTCGGAATTAGAAGTCCGGCGGATCATAGGGGAAATGGCGGCGAAAAATCATATTTTTCCCACCATTTTCCGGGGCGCCGGAGCCTATCGCCATTACATTCCGGCTATGGTGAAAAACGTGATTTCCAAAGAAGACCTGCAGACCGCGTATACACCGTATCAGGCAGAGATCAGCCAGGGAATCCTGCAGTCTATCTTTGAATATCAGACGATGATCTGTGAGCTGACGGGGATGGATGCTTCCAACGCCTCTGTCTACGATGGAGCCTCCGCGGCGGCGGAAGGAATCGCTATGTGCAGGGAGCGGAAAAGAAAGAAAGCATGGATCTCAGCGGCGGTACATCCGGGCGTATTAGAGACGGTGAAGACCTATTGCTTTGGAAATGAAATGGAAGTGGAAGTGATTCCGGAGAAAGAGGGGGTTACAGACCTTGCGTTTTTGGAAACCCATCTGGATGAAGAGACGGCCTGCGTCTACATTCAGCATCCCAATTATTATGGGAATCTGGAACCGGCTGGTGAGATCGGAGAGATCGTACATAAAGCGGGAGCGAAATACATCATGGGAGTGAATCCCATTTCCCTGGGCATTTTAAAGACGCCAAGGGAATACGGAGCGGACGTGGCGGTAGGAGAAGGCCAGCCCATGGGACTTCCGCTGGCTTTTGGAGGACCCTACCTTGGGTTCATGGCCTGCGTGGCCGCAATGACCCGGAAGCTGCCTGGTAGGATTGTGGGACAGACAGCGGACGCCAATGGCAAAATCGGATATGTATTGACGCTGCAGGCAAGAGAACAGCATATCCGCAGGGAGAAAGCTTCCAGCAATATCTGCTCCAACCAGGCGCTGTGCGCCCTGGCGGTAGGAACTTACCTGGCTTCCATGGGAAGCGGAGGATTAAAGGAAGCGGCGCGGCAGTGTATGTCCAAGGCCCATTATCTGGCTGAGGAACTTGACAAAGCCGGATTTCATGCAGTAAACCAGGGAGAATTCTTTCATGAATTTGTGACGGTGTCAGAGGTGCCTTCCGAAAAGGCGCTGTCCGCGCTGGAAGCGCAGAATATCCTAGGAGGCTTTCCTCTGGATGAACACAAGATCCTCTGGTGCTGTACGGAAATGAATACGAAACAGGAAATGGACCGGGCCGTCCAGATCTTAAAGGAGGTGTAA